The following proteins come from a genomic window of Miscanthus floridulus cultivar M001 chromosome 2, ASM1932011v1, whole genome shotgun sequence:
- the LOC136537311 gene encoding uncharacterized protein — protein sequence IYTSKFKNAYNTEVTRPTNLSIHARNLQQQDLGVVIFGCTNNTIAECHSRQLFGLPKGHISYVRNIKEGLPLFLFNYDDRRLYGIYEAAGNGKFCPESNAWSHDSKGKTSYPAQVAMRVRVWCFPLAENQFRNAIIANYYQNTPGVPGQKLHFFKFELDHAQTRVLMDMFIPSPSPPNNFWMPPAAAPTNDHGRELVLSPGWAPEFEGNDNLKSENVVKSYADKLKKNKFEEVRTRDVDAEHASSGNESSGGFDELDCQYTSPEREDYALSDKVVPVKQQQYPDQQGKILFCLVLSQHISISSSCCWVGFNFTALYPWMFKCGRKCCVLLQYLDPCIPFVYAFQK from the exons ATTTACACCTCGAAATTTAAAAATGCATACAACACTGAAGTTACCAGGCCAACAAACCTGTCCATTCATGCAAGAAACCTCCAACAGCAAGACCTTGGAGTTGTGATATTTGGTTGCACTAACAATACCATTGCAGAGTGTCACTCACGACAACTTTTTG GATTGCCAAAAGGACATATTTCGTATGTACGAAACATTAAGGAAGGACTACCTCTCTTCCTCTTCAATTATGATGATCGCAGATTGTATGGTATTTACGAAGCTGCAGGGAATGGCAAGTTCTGTCCTGAATCAAATGCATGGTCACATGATAGCAAGGGCAAAACAAGCTATCCTGCACAG GTTGCAATGCGGGTAAGGGTGTGGTGTTTCCCGCTAGCAGAGAATCAGTTCAGAAATGCTATTATAGCCAATTACTATCAGAACACACCCGGTGTCCCTGGCCAGAAGCTCCATTTTTTCAAGTTTGAATTGGATCATGCTCAAACACGTGTTTTGATGGATATGTTTAttccttctccttctcccccCAACAATTTCTGGATGCCCCCTGCCGCAGCACCAACTAATGATCATGGGAGAGAATTAGTGCTGTCACCTGGATGGGCACCAGAGTTTGAGGGGAACGATAACCTCAAATCAGAAAATGTTGTAAAGTCATATGCAGACAAATTGAAGAAGAACAAATTCGAGGAAGTTAGGACACGAGATGTGGATGCGGAACATGCAAGCTCAGGTAATGAATCTTCTGGTGGTTTCGATGAACTGGATTGTCAATACACATCACCAGAGAGGGAGGACTATGCACTATCAGATAAGGTGGTTCCAGTGAAACAACAACAGTACCCTGATCAGCAAGGAAAAATTCTTTTTTGCCTTGTTTTGTCACAGCATATTTCTATCTCATCAAGTTGCTGCTG GGTTGGGTTCAATTTCACAGCCTTGTATCCATGGATGTT